One genomic segment of Panicum virgatum strain AP13 chromosome 2N, P.virgatum_v5, whole genome shotgun sequence includes these proteins:
- the LOC120659348 gene encoding uncharacterized protein LOC120659348, protein MEALYLLASLAATLVTSAFQSLLLFLRVLFQHRHDSRGGSADGAARLYEGRVRHSRRRPATHAFEYPVRYALVDLDSLPLPDHLSADEARRIASTSGPVRLLTIPKSVGYEQNPLSIYYCYNSAGLGQDGELRMCIAEVTNTPWGERVMFTFQPDSDLVAKPLHVSPFMDMLGNWSIHVDAPGDSLYVVISVQHPTLGNYFTAALHAKLVGHTSNSLRLATFFWLMPHKVAAWIYWEALRLWLKNVKFLDHPRYLSLNYRDEALKRDLELRSTCSFLLKQKADNQRSSSIDVSREISNHLDSKGDDNITKRWCIWRDAQWPWS, encoded by the exons aTGGAGGCGCTCTACCTGCTCGCCTCCTTGGCCGCTACCCTCGTCACCTCCGCTTTCCAatccctcctcctcttcctccgcgtCCTCTTCCAGCACAGACACGACTCCCGCGGTGGGTCCGCCGACGGCGCCGCCCGGCTGTACGAGGGCCGTGTCCGGCACtcgcgccggcgcccggcgaCGCACGCCTTCGAGTACCCCGTGCGCTACGCGCTCGTCGACCTCGACAGCCTGCCGCTCCCAGACCACCTCTCCGCTGACGAAGCGCGCCGCATCGCCTCCACCTCCGGCCCCGT GCGTCTCCTGACAATACCCAAGAGCGTGGGGTACGAGCAGAACCCGCTAAGCATTTACTACTGCTACAATTCTGCGGGACTGGGACAAGATGGGGAACTCAGGATGTGCATTGCTGAG GTCACAAACACTCCCTGGGGCGAGAGGGTGATGTTTACCTTCCAACCGGACTCTGATCTTGTTGCGAAGCCCTTGCATGTCAGCCCCTTTATG GATATGCTCGGCAACTGGAGTATTCATGTTGATGCCCCTGGGGATAGCCTATATGTTGTCATATCAGTTCAGCATCCAACACTTGGGAACTATTTCACTGCAGCTTTGCATGCCAAATTAGTTGGACACACAAGTAATTCCTTGAGGCTGGCAACTTTCTTCTGGCTTATGCCACACAAAGTTGCTGCATGGATATACTGGGAG GCCCTCAGACTTTGGCTGAAGAACGTCAAATTCCTGGACCATCCCAGGTATTTGAGCCTGAATTACAGGGATGAAGCACTGAAGCGTGACCTGGAGCTCCGTTCCACTTGTAGCTTCcttctgaaacagaaggcagaCAACCAAAGAAGCAGCAGCATCGACGTCTCGCGTGAAATCTCAAACCATCTAGATAGCAAGGGTGACGATAACATCACCAAGAGGTGGTGCATCTGGA
- the LOC120659349 gene encoding uncharacterized oxidoreductase At1g06690, chloroplastic-like yields MMALQVAGCALPPLLARRRRRAFRSPRAVASDAAPAAAREEDGKVALGGSGVAVTKVGIGAWSWGDTTYWNEFQWEDRKLKAAKGAFDASIDCGITFFDTAEVYGAGVSISVLKPSLSIRFIKERQQKEQVEVAIATKFAALPWRFGRGSVICALKASLDRLGVSSVELYQLHWPGIWGNEGYLDGLGDAVEQGLVKAVGVSNYSGCCLTFVFL; encoded by the exons ATGATGGCCCTGCAGGTCGCCGGCTGCGCCCTGCCGCCCCtcctcgcgcggcggcggcgccgcgcgttCCGCTCGCCCCGCGCGGTGGCGTCggacgccgcgccggcggcggcgagggaggaggacggcAAGGTCGCGCTGGGCGGGTCCGGCGTCGCGGTCACCAAGGTCGGCATCGGGGCCTGGTCCTGGGGCGACACCACCTACTGGAACGAGTTCCAGTGGGAGG ATAGGAAACTGAAGGCAGCAAAAGGAGCATTTGATGCGAGCATCGATTGTGGAATAACTTTCTTTGATACTGCTGAAGTATACGGAGCTGGGGTAAG TATATCTGTTCTGAAACCATCTCTTTCCATCAGATTCATTAAGGAAAGGCAACAAAAGGAACAAGTCGAAGTGGCCATCGCAACAAAGTTTGCAGCTCTTCCATGGAGGTTTGGCCGTGGAAGTGTCATCTGTGCACTGAAGGCCTCATTGGATCGCCTTGGCGTGTCTTCAGTTGAGCTCTACCAACTTCATTG GCCAGGGATATGGGGCAATGAAG GTTACCTGGATGGCCTTGGAGATGCTGTTGAGCAAGGTCTTGTGAAAGCTGTTGGAGTCTCAAACTACAGCGGTTGTTGTCTGACTTTCGTATTTTTATGA
- the LOC120659350 gene encoding F-box/kelch-repeat protein At1g30090-like, which translates to MRHVRVSSHQAPVHKLGHAQMALTPKFRLATAAPAPPSPTEAQQPAWETPLIPGLPDDAALGCLLRLPVEAHAACRLVCRRWRRHLADKARFFAQRRALGLRTPWLFTLAFHRCTGKIQWKVLDLGHLTWHAIPTMPCRDRACPRGFGCVAIPSDGTLLVCGGLVSDMDCPLHLVLKYDIYRNRWTVMTRMLAARSFFAGGVIDGRVYVAGGYSTNQFELNSAEVLDPDKGVWQPIASMGINMASSDSAVISGRLYVTEGCAWPFFSSPRGQVYDPKIDRWEAMPVGMREGWTGQSVVIDGHLFVISEYERMKVKIYDPQTDSWDSVSGPPMPERIMKPFSVSCLDSKIVVVGRGLHVAIGYVEKQPAAGGNSGSRSSSYSICWQDVDVPKEFSDLTPSSSQILHA; encoded by the coding sequence ATGCGCCACGTCCGGGTgtcctcccaccaggcccccGTCCACAAGCTCGGCCACGCGCAGATGGCGCTCACGCCCAAGTtccgcctcgccaccgccgcccccgcgccgccctcgcccaCGGAGGCCCAGCAGCCGGCCTGGGAGACGCCGCTGATCCCGGGGCTCCCCGACGACGCCGCGCtcggctgcctcctccgcctccccgtcGAGGCGCACGCGGCCTGCCGCCTCGtgtgccgccgctggcgccgccacctcgccgacaAGGCGCGCTTCTTCGCGCAGCGGCGGGCGCTGGGCCTCCGCACCCCCTGGCTCTTCACCCTCGCCTTCCACCGCTGCACGGGCAAGATCCAGTGGAAGGTGCTCGACCTCGGCCACCTCACCTGGCACGCCATCCCCACCATGCCGTGCCGGGACCGGGCGTGCCCCCGGGGGTTCGGCTGCGTCGCCATCCCCAGCGACGGCACGCTCCTCGTCTGCGGCGGCCTCGTCTCCGACATGGACTGCCCGCTGCACCTGGTGCTCAAGTATGACATCTACAGGAACAGGTGGACCGTCATGACGAGGATGCTCGCCGCCCGctccttctttgccggcggcgtgaTCGATGGCCGGGTTTATGTCGCCGGAGGCTATAGCACCAACCAGTTTGAGCTCAATTCCGCGGAGGTTCTTGATCCGGACAAGGGCGTTTGGCAGCCAATCGCTAGTATGGGCATCAACATGGCCTCCTCGGACTCTGCTGTCATCAGTGGTAGGCTCTATGTCACTGAAGGTTGCGCGTGGCCGTTCTTCTCGTCGCCGAGAGGACAGGTTTATGATCCGAAGATCGACCGGTGGGAGGCAATGCCGGTTGGAATGCGCGAAGGTTGGACGGGACAGAGTGTGGTCATCGATGGGCATCTGTTTGTCATTTCAGAGTATGAGAGGATGAAGGTTAAGATCTATGATCCGCAGACGGATTCATGGGACTCGGTCAGTGGTCCTCCGATGCCCGAGCGGATTATGAAGCCCTTCTCCGTCAGTTGTCTGGACAGCAAGATTGTCGTTGTTGGCCGAGGTCTCCATGTAGCGATTGGGTATGTTGAGAAGCAACCTGCTGCTGGTGGCAATTCTGGTAGCAGGAGTTCAAGCTACTCCATTTGTTGGCAAGATGTGGATGTTCCTAAGGAATTCAGTGATCTGACACCTTCGAGCAGCCAGATTCTGCATGCTTAA